The Paraburkholderia agricolaris genome includes the window GTGATGGTGCTGGTGGGGCGCTTCTACTATCACGAGCGCCTCGACGGCTTGCAGTGGCTCGCTGTGATCTGCGCCGCGTTGGGCGTCGCGCACGAACTGTGGATGACGGGTGCCTTTTCGTGGCCCACCTTGCTCGTGGCACTCGGCTATCCGCCGTATTTCGTGCTGCGCCGCAAAATCAACCAGGATTCGCTCGCCATGTTCACGGTGGAAATGGCCTTGCTATTGCCGGCCGCGGCTGTGTTCATCTTCATCGGCGGCTCGCTGGCGACGATCGGCGGACGTATCGATATGTGGTGCCTGTTGTTGCCTGGCCTCGGCGCGCTCAGCACGCTTGCGCTCGCTTCGTATCTGAAGGCAAGCCGTTTATTGCCGGTCGCGTTGTTCGGCATCCTCGGCTATGTCGAACCGGTGTTGCTGGTGTTTGTTTCGATCACATTGCTTGGCGAGACGCTCAATGCCGCGCAGTTGGCCACCTATATTCCGATCTGGATCGCGGTTGCGCTGACGGCATTGCATAGCGTGCGGCTCGTTCGGTTCGCGCCGCGTTGAGCTTGTGGCGCAGAAGGCGCAGCGGTTTAGCGGTGCACGGCTGCGCGATCCGCATTGATACGCGTCGCGCCGACCTGCGCTTCGATCGCTTCGCGCAGCGCCGGCCGCCAGCCGAAACCGAACAACGCTTCAGCGAGCACGAATAGCGGTCCGATCAGCAGGCCCATCACGTCGTCGACAAATGCCGGCTTGCGATGTTCGTAGGCGACATGGCCGACGAACTGAAACACCCAGCCGATCACGAAGAGGCCGATGCCCGAGGCGAGCCAGGTGAGCGTAGCCTGCGCGGCGAGCCATTGTCCGCACGCGACGCACAGTACCGACACCACGGCCATCATCACGCCGAGTGGCACGTCGAGCACCAGGTAATAGATAGTCGCCGCGACGAACAATACCCACGCGGGCGATAAGGTAAACGGCAGCGCGGCCAGGCCGAAAGCCGGCCGGCTCAACAAGACCGCGAGCGCCAGCACGATCATCGGAATACCGACGAAATGCGTGGCGATGTTGCGCCGGTCGCGATGGTAGGCCGCGTATTGCGTAAGCTGTTGTGTCAGCGTTCTCATGGATGCCGCTCCTCAATCAAAGTCAGCATAATCGCGGGCAGCGGAATTTGAAACCATCGGGTAGCCGACAATCGGGCACGGATGCCGTCCTATGACTGCGAGTTTTTCATCGAATGAGCTTGCCGCGCTGCTGGCGCGCAGCGCGTGGTTTCGCTCGGCGCCCACTGCCATGCAGGCGCAGCTGATCCAGGCGGGGCGTATCGAGCGCCTTGCTGCCGGTGAACGGCTTTTCACGCGCGGCGATTCCGACGATGGCCTCTATTGTGTGCTCGACGGCCTGATGCGAATCGGCGCGGCGAGTTCGGCCGGCAAGGAAGCCTTGCTTGCGGTTATCGAGCCGGTTAACTGGTTCGGCGAGATCGCGCTGTTCGATAACCGCCCGCGAACCCACGACGCGTATGCCGAGCGCGATGCCGAGCTGTTTCATGTGCCGCGTGCGGCGCTTGCCACGCTGCTCGAACGCACGCCCGAGTACTGGCATGCTTTCGGTTTGCTGTTGACGCAAAAACTGCGCCTCGCTTTCGACGCCATTGAAGAAGCCGCCTTGCTGCCCGCCGCACCGCGCGTGGCGCGGCGCTTGTTGCTGATGGCAGGCGGCTACGGCGAGCCCGGTGCAATGCGGCGCGTACTCAAGGTGCCGCAGGAGGACCTGGCGATGATGCTGGCCTTGTCGCGGCAGACGATCAATCAGGTGCTCAAGCAATTCGAAACGCAGGGCGCGCTGAAGTTGCGTTATGCGGAAATCGAAATCGCCGATGTGCAGAAACTCAGCGCGCTAGCCGATCTGAATCCGGCCGCAGACTGATCGAACCGGGTCGTGCTCAGGTCGCGCACGACGACGCGTCTTTATAAGCATTTTACGGCGCACCCCTATTTCTTTGGCGATTCGCTACACCAAGCCCGGTAAGGTCGAGCCACCCCGGTCAGGAAGCGAAAATATGCATGGAAATAGCGCTCTGGATGGTGTGCAAACACAACACGATCCTGGTTCGAAATTCAGCCTGAAGACCCTGTTCGCGGCAATCGTCTTCTCGCTTGCCGCTGCCTCCCACGCTGCCGACGCGCAATCGACGTTGGCCGCGCCAACTGCCGCGAGCGATTCAACGCCTGACTCCGGCTTGCCGGCGCTCAGCGATATCACCGCCATGCTGCGCGCGCAGTTTCGCGTCGCACCGTTGGAATCCATGAAGATTGCGCGCGCGGTGTTGATCGAAGCCGACCGTCACGCCATCTCGCCGGTTTTGCTGCTTGCCGTGATGTCGGTCGAGTCGAGTTTCGATCGCCACGCGGTCAGCAACGCGGGCGCGCGTGGGCTCATGCAGGTGTTGCCCGCGGCGCATCCTCAATTGATTGCGGGCACAACTGATTTGTCCGATCCGGCGATCAACGTGCGGATCGGCACGACCATCTTGCGCGCTTACCTTGACGAGAGCGGTGGCGATCTCGATGCCGCGCTGCTTCGCTACAGCGGCGGCGGCCGCGGTTACGCGCGGCGTGTCGTGCTGCGGATGCAGCGCCTGGACGCAAGTTTGCGCCACGAATGATTGACGCATTCGTGGCGCATGTGTTTCTGCTTTAGCGTTTTTAGCTCATCGCCCCGGCGAACTCGGCGCGCAGATCTTGCAACCTGTCGCGTGCAGTGCTCAGACGTTCGACGAGTTGTGCCGAAGCGCGCGTGATCGGCATACGCGTTTCATCGGTCATGGCATGGTCGAACGCCAGCATCGCCTTGATCGCGGATGGGTTAGGCGCCGCGAATAGCAGACGCAACACGGGCAGCAGGCTGGCGAACAGGTTGCGTTCATCCTGCTCGCGGTCGGCATGAATCAATTCCTGTACTGCGACCAGAAGATCCGCGCAGACATGCGCGCTGGCCAGAATGCCGCCTGTGCCGCCGTTGTGCAGGCAGTCGTCCAGCGCTTCGTCGGTGCCGCACAACACGTTGATCGGCAGGCCGCGCAGCTTGCTGAAGTGTTCCTTGACGCACTCCTTGATCGCGACAATGTTGCCGTACTCGACCAGGCGCGCAACCGTGTCCGGCGCAATCGCTACGCCGGTCCGATGCGGCACGTCGTACAGAACGATAGGGCGTTCGGTGGCGAGGGCCGCCTGTTCGAAATG containing:
- a CDS encoding DUF962 domain-containing protein, producing MRTLTQQLTQYAAYHRDRRNIATHFVGIPMIVLALAVLLSRPAFGLAALPFTLSPAWVLFVAATIYYLVLDVPLGVMMAVVSVLCVACGQWLAAQATLTWLASGIGLFVIGWVFQFVGHVAYEHRKPAFVDDVMGLLIGPLFVLAEALFGFGWRPALREAIEAQVGATRINADRAAVHR
- a CDS encoding Crp/Fnr family transcriptional regulator: MTASFSSNELAALLARSAWFRSAPTAMQAQLIQAGRIERLAAGERLFTRGDSDDGLYCVLDGLMRIGAASSAGKEALLAVIEPVNWFGEIALFDNRPRTHDAYAERDAELFHVPRAALATLLERTPEYWHAFGLLLTQKLRLAFDAIEEAALLPAAPRVARRLLLMAGGYGEPGAMRRVLKVPQEDLAMMLALSRQTINQVLKQFETQGALKLRYAEIEIADVQKLSALADLNPAAD
- a CDS encoding 4-hydroxy-tetrahydrodipicolinate synthase family protein, with translation MFSGIWLPIVTPLRNGEVDVDALQRLADYYLSTEISGFVALSTTGEAALLQESERLTVLQALTDVVGSRLPMLIGVGGSNTRDVLHEIQRYERWDCTGYLISPPSYVCPDQAGVQWHFEQAALATERPIVLYDVPHRTGVAIAPDTVARLVEYGNIVAIKECVKEHFSKLRGLPINVLCGTDEALDDCLHNGGTGGILASAHVCADLLVAVQELIHADREQDERNLFASLLPVLRLLFAAPNPSAIKAMLAFDHAMTDETRMPITRASAQLVERLSTARDRLQDLRAEFAGAMS
- the rarD gene encoding EamA family transporter RarD; the protein is MNQYDPKRGIALSVGASAMFALLSAYAKLLAPLNGLDIFAWRVVWTVPGALLLIVLRKRLPILRQLLYRMVTEPRLAMAMGVSAVLLGAQLWVFLWAPLHGRMLEVSLGYFLLPLVMVLVGRFYYHERLDGLQWLAVICAALGVAHELWMTGAFSWPTLLVALGYPPYFVLRRKINQDSLAMFTVEMALLLPAAAVFIFIGGSLATIGGRIDMWCLLLPGLGALSTLALASYLKASRLLPVALFGILGYVEPVLLVFVSITLLGETLNAAQLATYIPIWIAVALTALHSVRLVRFAPR
- a CDS encoding lytic transglycosylase domain-containing protein, giving the protein MHGNSALDGVQTQHDPGSKFSLKTLFAAIVFSLAAASHAADAQSTLAAPTAASDSTPDSGLPALSDITAMLRAQFRVAPLESMKIARAVLIEADRHAISPVLLLAVMSVESSFDRHAVSNAGARGLMQVLPAAHPQLIAGTTDLSDPAINVRIGTTILRAYLDESGGDLDAALLRYSGGGRGYARRVVLRMQRLDASLRHE